Proteins encoded by one window of Cellvibrio sp. KY-GH-1:
- a CDS encoding ABC transporter ATP-binding protein translates to MNNPAFIQVRDLSIGYGSRVIQEHLNFTVQKNDIFFIIGGSGCGKTTLLKHMIGLLAPSKGEVLYEGTNFYQSDDNTRLQLLQGWGITYQSGALFSSMTLAENVALPLQLYSDLSEAQIAETVAYKLALVGLAGYEAFYPSELSGGMHKRAGLARAIALDPQLLFFDEPSAGLDPISSLRLDQLIVQVCAALNSTVIIVSHELPSILSIGTNSVFLDAQAKTMLDSGDPKILLEHSQQEKVRQFLSRAGTAR, encoded by the coding sequence GTGAATAATCCCGCATTTATTCAAGTGCGCGACTTAAGCATTGGCTATGGCAGCCGTGTAATACAAGAGCATTTGAATTTTACCGTTCAGAAAAACGATATATTTTTTATTATCGGTGGCAGCGGGTGCGGCAAAACTACTTTATTAAAACACATGATCGGCTTGCTCGCCCCCAGTAAAGGTGAGGTACTTTATGAAGGTACTAACTTTTACCAATCCGATGACAATACACGTCTGCAATTGCTGCAAGGCTGGGGAATTACTTATCAATCCGGTGCACTTTTTTCCAGCATGACCCTCGCTGAAAATGTCGCCCTACCCTTACAGCTCTATAGCGATTTGTCGGAAGCGCAAATTGCCGAAACGGTCGCCTACAAATTGGCCCTGGTTGGATTGGCCGGCTATGAAGCCTTTTATCCATCCGAATTGAGTGGCGGAATGCACAAACGCGCCGGGCTAGCGCGCGCTATTGCGCTGGACCCACAGCTATTATTTTTTGATGAACCTTCAGCGGGGCTTGACCCAATTAGTTCCCTGCGCCTTGATCAGTTGATCGTTCAGGTCTGTGCTGCACTGAACTCTACGGTGATAATCGTCTCTCATGAATTACCCAGTATTTTATCCATTGGCACTAACAGTGTATTTCTAGACGCGCAAGCCAAAACCATGTTGGATTCCGGGGATCCAAAAATTCTACTGGAACACAGTCAACAAGAAAAAGTTCGTCAGTTTTTAAGTCGTGCTGGCACGGCGCGTTAA
- a CDS encoding MlaD family protein, translating into MSKPRSVVIGAFIVGALLLVFIALLFFSGGQLFSHKERVIMYFEGSVQGLQIGAPIKLKGVVLGEITDIQINFQSDDKNILTAVTAELALQRINRKGANVDQEFFEGAIQRGLRAQLNFQSFLTGLLYVELDFFPNMPAHLYGFQNDVLELPTVGTEFEEISKNLQDLNIKGVINNLEKLSANIAKLVESGTVEKTLGSVKTAADAIDQTAISFRTDINAISQELTKTSSELNTLLITLNTQAPAISLNLNNTLTQLQQSLAQFNDTAQTLDTTFAEDSPLVYQLNRTLKDVSRSANALRDLSDTLEEQPESLLRGKHTLEEN; encoded by the coding sequence ATGAGCAAACCCAGATCTGTTGTGATTGGTGCATTTATTGTCGGTGCACTGTTGCTGGTATTTATTGCACTGCTATTTTTTTCCGGCGGCCAACTCTTTTCCCATAAAGAGCGGGTCATTATGTACTTTGAAGGGTCGGTGCAAGGTCTGCAGATAGGAGCCCCTATTAAATTAAAAGGCGTAGTGCTAGGAGAAATCACCGACATCCAAATCAATTTTCAAAGCGACGACAAAAACATCCTTACCGCCGTAACCGCCGAATTGGCATTACAACGTATTAATCGCAAAGGTGCGAATGTCGATCAGGAATTTTTTGAAGGCGCCATACAACGAGGGCTGCGTGCGCAGCTTAATTTCCAGAGCTTTCTCACCGGATTACTTTATGTGGAATTGGATTTTTTCCCCAACATGCCTGCACATTTATATGGTTTTCAAAATGATGTACTCGAGCTGCCAACAGTGGGTACAGAATTTGAGGAAATATCTAAAAATCTGCAAGACCTGAACATCAAAGGCGTGATTAATAACCTGGAAAAGCTCAGTGCCAATATTGCTAAATTGGTGGAAAGCGGCACTGTGGAAAAAACCTTGGGCAGCGTAAAAACAGCCGCCGACGCTATTGACCAAACAGCCATCAGTTTTCGCACAGATATTAACGCTATTAGCCAGGAGTTAACGAAAACCAGCAGTGAATTAAACACGCTACTGATCACGTTGAACACGCAAGCGCCGGCTATTTCGCTGAATTTAAACAACACTCTGACGCAGCTTCAGCAAAGCCTCGCACAATTTAACGACACCGCACAGACACTGGACACTACTTTCGCTGAAGATTCTCCGCTGGTTTATCAACTCAACCGCACTCTGAAGGATGTCAGCCGTTCTGCGAATGCGCTGCGTGACCTGAGCGATACACTGGAAGAGCAGCCCGAGTCTCTACTGCGTGGCAAACACACGTTGGAGGAAAATTAA
- a CDS encoding membrane integrity-associated transporter subunit PqiC produces the protein MQKKVLLLLALFSLCACQHSPRKEYFALSASAADFTLSEQTPVNRIVGVGPISIPEYVQHDKIAYWKTPQQLILLHNYYWAEPLERGITRVLALELQASQHDWRVMQFPWPGKQHPDYSLRLDIQRLDAFADQAILEAHVDWIDMQTRNIIASQHIKLHLPCSPNPHAIARAYSELLQQTIRTIKPPQFTRGG, from the coding sequence ATGCAAAAAAAAGTCCTGCTATTGCTTGCCCTATTTAGCCTTTGCGCTTGCCAACATTCACCGCGCAAAGAATATTTCGCCTTGAGTGCCAGTGCGGCGGATTTTACCCTCAGCGAACAGACGCCGGTTAATCGGATTGTGGGGGTTGGACCAATCAGTATTCCGGAATATGTACAACACGACAAAATTGCCTACTGGAAAACCCCACAACAATTAATTCTGCTGCACAACTACTACTGGGCAGAACCACTGGAACGCGGCATTACCCGAGTACTCGCGCTGGAGTTACAAGCAAGCCAACATGATTGGCGAGTAATGCAATTTCCGTGGCCCGGCAAGCAGCACCCTGATTACTCCCTCAGGCTGGATATTCAGCGCTTGGATGCCTTTGCTGATCAAGCGATTCTCGAAGCGCATGTAGATTGGATAGATATGCAAACCCGGAATATTATTGCCAGCCAACACATCAAGCTACACCTACCCTGCAGCCCGAATCCTCACGCCATAGCCCGGGCTTACAGCGAACTCTTGCAACAAACTATCCGCACTATTAAACCACCGCAATTCACCCGTGGCGGCTAA
- a CDS encoding 2-hydroxyacid dehydrogenase, which yields MKVAVFSSKPYDREFLTAANDNLEQPQQLIFYEAQLNLHTCILAQGCTAVCCFVNDQLNAEVLGQLAQVGVKLVALRCAGFNQVDLAAAKTLNIKIARVAEYSPHAVAEHALGLILMLNRQLHRAYRRVHDNDYSLNGLLGFDLVKKTVGVIGTGKIGQTFARIMQGLGCEVIAYDPQPNHALAAAGITYVAPDDLWPAADIISLHCPLNNNTHHLINPVTIAAMKDGVMLINTGRGGLIDTRAVIAGLKAKKIGYLGLDVYEEEGNLFFEDQSNNLLQDDIFARLLTFPNVVITGHQAFFTREALTSIATITLDNIRYFEQQDFSQMTLVE from the coding sequence ATGAAAGTTGCTGTTTTCAGTAGCAAACCCTATGACCGTGAATTTTTAACGGCTGCAAACGACAATTTAGAACAGCCGCAGCAACTTATTTTTTATGAAGCACAACTTAATTTGCACACCTGCATACTGGCGCAAGGTTGTACAGCAGTGTGCTGTTTCGTGAATGACCAGTTAAATGCCGAGGTATTAGGGCAACTAGCGCAGGTGGGCGTAAAATTAGTGGCATTGCGTTGCGCCGGGTTTAATCAGGTCGATTTAGCCGCAGCAAAAACACTGAATATTAAAATTGCACGGGTTGCGGAATATTCACCACACGCCGTTGCGGAACATGCATTGGGTTTAATATTAATGCTCAACCGCCAATTGCATCGCGCCTACCGCCGCGTGCACGACAATGATTATTCGCTCAATGGCCTGCTGGGTTTTGATCTGGTAAAAAAAACCGTCGGTGTTATCGGTACCGGAAAAATCGGCCAGACATTTGCGCGCATCATGCAAGGCCTCGGCTGCGAAGTAATTGCCTATGACCCCCAACCAAATCATGCGCTTGCCGCCGCCGGCATAACCTATGTTGCCCCTGATGATCTCTGGCCCGCTGCCGATATCATTTCGCTCCACTGTCCTCTCAACAACAACACCCACCATTTAATTAACCCGGTAACCATTGCAGCCATGAAAGACGGTGTGATGCTAATCAATACGGGGCGCGGCGGTTTAATTGATACCCGTGCTGTGATTGCTGGATTAAAAGCAAAAAAAATCGGTTACCTGGGCTTGGATGTTTACGAAGAGGAAGGCAATTTATTTTTTGAAGATCAATCCAACAATTTATTGCAAGACGATATTTTCGCTCGCCTCCTTACCTTCCCCAATGTCGTCATTACAGGCCACCAAGCATTTTTTACCCGCGAGGCGCTAACTAGCATCGCGACCATTACACTCGACAATATTCGCTATTTTGAGCAGCAGGACTTTTCACAAATGACGCTCGTGGAATAG
- the glgP gene encoding alpha-glucan family phosphorylase, translated as MPQFDRSLPENLLVLHTLALDLHWSWNHALDELWRQINADIWNYSHNPVLVLQLTSDEHFSALAQDKNFLSLLDRLVVAQQKYLQEPAWYQQNYPDSPLRCVAYFSMEFGICDALPLYAGGLGMLAGDYLKTASDLGLPLVGVGLLYQEGYFHQSINRQGTQQETYLYNDPGSLPIQPLRGPDGSWMIIKAHFLCREVCFRVWLAQVGRVNLYLLDSNDPRNLPSDRGITSKLYGGGSELRMVQEIVLGICGWRLLEKLGLEVDICHLNEGHAAFATLERIRHYCKLHRCDFWQGLWATRMGNLFTTHTPVEAGFDRYPAELLRRYADNSGAEMGITVEDVITLGRANPKDENEPFNMAWLAMRTCAHSNGVSALHGAVSRRIFQTIYPRWPEREVPVGHVTNGVHIPTWDSPLADQLWTRLYGKERWRKDWSKLNLARLNEVSDRELWQLANEGRTNLVDYARLRLLHQWRKESTLSEHCDLAQEMPLDPSILTLGFARRFAEYKRPDLLLQDPDRLERILCNPRYPVQLLVAGKAHPADQIGKSKIQHWQLFLQRESVRKHLVFIEDYDIDLAQRLIQGVDLWINNPRRPWEASGTSGMKILVNGGLNLSSLDGWWAEAFQADVGWSLGDGQEHGPEADGDDAEELYRRLEEEIIPCFYQRDSEDLPRQWLTRVRASMSTLTSNFSSNRMLRDYLENYYVPAARGYQDRTSNQGQLARELRQWQSQLQQHWHEIHMGELQTEGENIYLSVHLGGLLPELIKVQLIADPINDVVNTRLPAATLDLQLQQSLGSDAHAWRYKLSQPLDRPLHLFTARVIPAHSAASAPAEIQLITWQSKS; from the coding sequence ATGCCGCAATTTGATCGTTCACTGCCCGAAAACTTACTCGTACTGCACACGCTCGCGCTGGATTTACACTGGAGCTGGAATCACGCTTTAGATGAACTCTGGCGGCAAATCAATGCCGACATCTGGAATTATTCGCACAATCCGGTACTGGTATTACAACTCACCAGTGATGAACATTTTTCAGCGCTGGCGCAGGATAAAAATTTTCTCTCGCTATTGGATCGCCTGGTTGTCGCGCAACAAAAATATTTACAAGAACCCGCCTGGTATCAACAGAACTACCCCGACTCACCGTTGCGCTGCGTTGCCTATTTCAGTATGGAATTTGGTATTTGCGACGCACTACCTTTATATGCTGGCGGGCTGGGCATGCTAGCGGGTGATTATTTAAAAACGGCGAGCGACTTGGGCTTACCCTTGGTTGGCGTTGGCCTGCTTTATCAAGAAGGCTATTTCCATCAAAGCATTAATCGCCAGGGTACCCAGCAGGAAACTTATCTCTACAACGACCCCGGCAGCCTGCCCATCCAACCCCTGCGTGGGCCGGATGGTAGCTGGATGATTATCAAAGCGCACTTTCTCTGCCGTGAAGTTTGCTTTCGTGTTTGGTTAGCACAGGTGGGCCGAGTAAATCTTTATTTGCTCGACAGCAATGACCCACGCAATTTGCCGAGCGATCGTGGCATTACCAGCAAACTCTACGGCGGTGGCAGCGAGCTGCGTATGGTGCAAGAAATTGTGCTGGGTATTTGCGGCTGGCGATTACTGGAAAAGCTGGGGCTGGAAGTCGATATTTGCCATTTGAACGAAGGCCACGCGGCGTTTGCCACACTCGAACGCATTCGTCATTACTGCAAATTACATCGCTGCGATTTTTGGCAAGGCCTATGGGCAACGCGCATGGGCAACTTGTTCACCACCCACACCCCGGTGGAAGCCGGGTTTGATCGCTACCCCGCCGAGCTGCTGCGTCGCTATGCGGATAACAGCGGCGCCGAGATGGGCATAACTGTTGAAGACGTTATCACTCTGGGGCGTGCGAATCCCAAAGATGAAAATGAACCCTTCAATATGGCCTGGCTCGCGATGCGCACCTGCGCTCACAGCAACGGTGTTAGCGCCCTGCACGGCGCCGTGAGTCGCCGTATTTTCCAGACCATTTACCCGCGCTGGCCCGAGCGCGAAGTGCCGGTTGGGCATGTCACCAATGGCGTACACATACCAACATGGGATTCCCCCTTGGCTGATCAACTCTGGACCCGACTCTATGGCAAAGAGCGCTGGCGCAAAGATTGGAGCAAGCTGAATCTCGCCCGGCTTAATGAAGTGAGTGATCGGGAATTGTGGCAGCTAGCTAATGAAGGGCGAACCAATTTGGTGGACTACGCGCGCCTGCGTTTGTTACACCAATGGCGCAAAGAATCCACGCTATCTGAACACTGCGATTTAGCCCAGGAGATGCCACTGGACCCAAGTATTTTGACCCTCGGTTTTGCGCGGCGCTTTGCCGAATACAAACGCCCGGATTTACTGCTACAGGACCCGGATCGCCTGGAGCGAATTCTCTGTAATCCGCGCTACCCGGTACAATTGCTGGTCGCTGGCAAGGCTCACCCTGCAGACCAAATTGGCAAAAGTAAAATCCAACATTGGCAATTATTTTTGCAACGCGAATCAGTGCGCAAGCATCTGGTATTTATCGAAGACTACGACATAGACCTTGCCCAACGCCTGATTCAGGGCGTGGATTTGTGGATCAACAACCCCCGCCGCCCCTGGGAGGCAAGCGGCACCAGCGGAATGAAAATTCTGGTCAATGGCGGATTGAATCTATCCAGTCTCGATGGCTGGTGGGCCGAGGCGTTTCAAGCCGATGTTGGCTGGTCACTGGGCGATGGACAGGAACATGGTCCCGAGGCCGATGGAGACGATGCCGAGGAACTTTATCGCCGCCTGGAAGAAGAAATCATTCCGTGTTTCTACCAGCGCGACAGCGAGGATTTGCCGCGCCAGTGGCTCACCCGGGTGCGCGCCAGCATGTCCACGCTCACCTCCAATTTCAGCAGCAACCGCATGTTGCGCGACTACTTGGAAAATTATTACGTGCCCGCTGCTCGCGGCTATCAAGATCGCACCAGCAACCAAGGCCAACTGGCGCGCGAGCTGCGCCAGTGGCAATCGCAGTTACAACAACACTGGCATGAAATTCATATGGGCGAATTACAAACAGAAGGAGAAAATATTTATCTGAGCGTGCACTTGGGCGGCTTGTTACCGGAGTTAATAAAAGTGCAATTAATAGCCGACCCCATAAACGACGTCGTTAACACTAGGCTGCCGGCCGCGACCCTGGATTTACAATTGCAGCAAAGCCTTGGCAGTGATGCCCACGCCTGGCGTTACAAGCTCAGCCAGCCGCTGGATCGCCCGTTGCACTTGTTTACCGCCCGGGTAATTCCCGCCCACAGTGCGGCTTCGGCGCCCGCTGAAATCCAATTAATTACCTGGCAAAGCAAAAGTTAA
- a CDS encoding carbamoyltransferase C-terminal domain-containing protein has product MSINILGLNCAYHESSVALIRDNKVIAAIEEERLNRVKHAKPALTGNPNEIPLQAMNLCLEMGNLLLSDIDIIAFSFNPLKRLHNNLKLDEQVQEGEWGTAAGEQKFYKKLVGIPEQIRALGFNGQFMWVDHCVAHAASAYYPSPFTDATVISIDGIGEYESVTISAAREGKLFSMKEISYPNSLGLLWEKVAQFMGMSEYDACKVMSLASFGNSERFIGHFQRFVEIKPDGFTMDIDVCRFRSNDFSTFETLFGLPALQDRSAITSDYMDLAAALQQITTDILLALTHYAAQINPSTNLCLAGGVALNCVANTAIFEQGPFENIYIQPAANDAGTALGAALHAYHNIFYGEKCASFEANDTYLGPEYSESEILATLGLFDVVYERADNIADEVAALIASGKVVGWFQGRMEFGPRALGNRSLLADPRDPEMVKRMNLLVKHREDHRPFCPSVLKEDAKAWFDIQKDADSAHYMLMAYPVNKEQRARIPAVVHVDGTSRIQLVSKTTNAKYHALISAFKKLTGVPLLLNTSFNDREPIVCSPEDALKTFLRTKIDFLVIDNFIVRKKNPAPVQSKSMETADVMPVS; this is encoded by the coding sequence ATGTCCATTAATATTTTAGGTTTGAATTGCGCATATCATGAGTCGTCAGTGGCGTTAATTCGTGATAACAAAGTCATTGCAGCGATTGAAGAAGAGCGATTGAATCGCGTTAAACACGCCAAGCCGGCGCTTACCGGTAACCCCAATGAAATTCCGTTGCAGGCTATGAACCTGTGTTTGGAAATGGGCAATTTATTATTGTCAGATATAGACATTATTGCGTTTTCATTTAACCCACTAAAGCGTTTGCATAACAACCTTAAACTGGATGAGCAGGTGCAGGAGGGGGAGTGGGGTACAGCGGCGGGCGAGCAAAAATTCTATAAAAAGTTGGTCGGTATTCCCGAGCAGATTCGTGCACTGGGGTTTAACGGGCAATTTATGTGGGTGGATCACTGCGTTGCCCACGCGGCGTCCGCGTATTATCCATCACCATTTACCGATGCAACCGTGATCTCTATTGATGGTATTGGTGAATATGAATCCGTCACCATCAGTGCTGCCCGTGAAGGAAAATTGTTTTCCATGAAGGAAATCAGCTACCCCAATTCTTTGGGGTTATTGTGGGAAAAAGTAGCCCAGTTTATGGGGATGAGCGAATACGATGCCTGCAAGGTAATGAGCCTTGCATCCTTCGGAAATTCGGAGCGGTTTATCGGCCATTTCCAACGCTTTGTTGAGATAAAGCCCGATGGCTTTACTATGGATATTGATGTATGCCGTTTCCGCAGTAACGATTTTTCTACCTTTGAAACACTGTTTGGTTTGCCCGCATTGCAAGATCGTTCGGCGATTACCAGCGATTACATGGACCTGGCAGCTGCACTGCAACAAATCACCACCGATATTTTACTGGCACTCACACATTATGCGGCGCAAATTAACCCATCCACAAACCTTTGCCTTGCTGGTGGCGTCGCCTTGAACTGTGTGGCGAATACGGCAATATTTGAACAGGGTCCGTTTGAGAATATTTATATCCAACCGGCGGCGAATGATGCAGGTACTGCATTGGGTGCTGCGCTGCATGCGTATCACAATATTTTTTATGGCGAGAAGTGCGCTTCCTTTGAAGCCAATGACACCTATCTCGGCCCGGAATATTCCGAGTCAGAAATTCTGGCGACCCTGGGTTTGTTTGATGTGGTGTATGAGCGTGCCGACAATATTGCCGATGAAGTTGCCGCGTTAATTGCATCTGGCAAAGTGGTTGGCTGGTTCCAGGGGCGTATGGAATTTGGCCCGCGTGCATTGGGTAACCGGAGTTTGCTGGCGGACCCGCGTGATCCGGAGATGGTGAAGCGCATGAACCTGCTGGTGAAGCATCGCGAAGATCATCGCCCTTTTTGCCCGAGCGTGTTAAAGGAAGATGCGAAAGCATGGTTTGATATTCAGAAGGATGCCGATTCAGCGCATTACATGTTGATGGCTTATCCGGTGAATAAAGAGCAGCGCGCGCGTATCCCTGCGGTGGTTCATGTGGATGGCACTAGCCGTATTCAACTGGTGAGCAAAACCACCAACGCTAAATACCATGCGTTAATTTCTGCATTTAAAAAATTAACCGGAGTTCCACTGTTATTGAATACGTCATTCAATGATCGCGAACCCATTGTGTGTAGCCCGGAAGATGCGTTGAAAACTTTCCTGCGTACCAAAATTGATTTTTTGGTGATCGATAATTTTATCGTGCGCAAGAAAAATCCAGCGCCTGTGCAGAGTAAAAGTATGGAGACAGCTGACGTAATGCCAGTCAGTTAA
- a CDS encoding methyltransferase: MSEAVDVQIYSLQGERNNYSFTEQSATLAGTDWLEKILAVKRAATALSVITDPFDYQGIDQVIPMQPEQYFMMDYLLPTDVQGANVLEVGLGSGVLSIYALQQGAAKVTGLEINPKAKVYAGFNALINGVSDRLAIRDGDVNSIFSPVQGEKFDLIISNPPFEPTPPGMDYYLNSAAGIYGFTFLEKMLASVVPQLSDSGVLQIVTMAPGNLERPEMLIKTAREYLPQGATEIICDLAPITYDAFVDRFVGIFGQDKSLIETMKTQAATDGVTHLHMCILRYRHNAPSSLSISSTPKIYEPWETPLGIK, encoded by the coding sequence ATGAGCGAAGCTGTTGATGTACAAATTTATAGCCTTCAAGGCGAGCGAAACAATTATTCCTTTACTGAGCAAAGTGCAACACTGGCCGGAACCGATTGGCTGGAAAAAATTCTTGCCGTTAAACGGGCGGCGACAGCGCTGAGCGTTATTACCGATCCCTTCGATTACCAGGGTATTGACCAGGTTATTCCCATGCAACCTGAGCAGTACTTTATGATGGATTATTTGCTTCCTACCGATGTGCAGGGTGCAAATGTATTGGAAGTTGGACTCGGTTCTGGCGTCTTGAGTATTTATGCCTTGCAACAGGGCGCTGCAAAAGTTACCGGTCTGGAAATTAACCCCAAAGCAAAAGTTTATGCGGGATTTAATGCACTGATTAATGGTGTCAGCGATCGCTTGGCTATTCGCGATGGCGATGTGAACAGTATTTTTTCACCGGTACAGGGTGAAAAGTTTGATTTAATTATTTCTAATCCTCCCTTTGAGCCAACCCCACCGGGTATGGATTACTACCTCAATTCCGCAGCCGGTATTTACGGCTTTACCTTTCTGGAAAAAATGCTGGCCAGTGTAGTGCCGCAGTTATCGGACAGTGGCGTGTTGCAAATTGTCACTATGGCGCCGGGTAACCTTGAGCGCCCGGAAATGCTGATTAAAACCGCACGGGAATATTTGCCGCAGGGCGCAACCGAAATTATTTGCGACCTGGCGCCCATTACCTATGACGCTTTTGTGGATCGTTTTGTAGGAATCTTTGGTCAGGATAAAAGCCTGATTGAAACCATGAAAACACAAGCGGCGACCGACGGTGTTACGCATCTGCATATGTGTATTTTGCGCTATCGCCACAATGCTCCCTCATCGTTAAGTATTTCATCCACGCCAAAAATTTACGAGCCCTGGGAAACCCCGTTGGGGATTAAGTAA